The stretch of DNA CGGCTTATGCTGATAGCATAAAGACTAAAGCCACGGACAGCATGCATAGCAAGACATAAAGTAAACCATGGACTAAACGCTAACAAAGGTTAAGCTTTTATTGCTTCTCTTTAGAAAAAATATAGCTCGTAAGTCCTTATATTACATGATTTATAATAATAGAAAAGAACGTTTAGGAGTGCACAGGATTAATTGCGTTGCTACTGCGTGAGCTTGTGGGATCAAAGAACAATTGTTTTTAGAATTGGGTTAAGTGTTTGGTTAGAATGTTGTCTTTGGGGAATGGAATGCCTTTTTAGAATAAATGGGGCATTCCAAAACAACAACAAAACTATTTTATCAAAAGTAGCTTAGTATCGTGTACTTAGTTAGCTTCATGGAATATTTAACTCTAATATAATAAATTATTGCCAATCCCAAGCAGATCCGTATGCCCCTTTAGCATCCACATAGTCCAAAAAATGACTATAGAATGGAAAACTAGCCAAAGTAGCACTATCTCCTATAATAATCAGCTTCTTTTTGGCCCTAGTCATGGCAACATTCATCCGACGAGTATCCTTCAAAAATCCAATTTCCCCTGCATCATTAGAACGCACCATAGAGATATAAATAACATCTCGTTCTTGCCCTTGAAAGGCATCAATGGTGTTGACTTCTATGTTGGCATCAGGAAAATGATCAAAATCCTTAACAATGGCATCTTGGATAGCGACAACCTGTTCCCTATAAGGAGATATAATGCCAATAGAAATCGGTTGATCCCCAACAATTACTAATAGATTGTCCAGATGTTGTCGCAATACAAAATATTCTTCTGGATTGTAATAACTTTGAGATTCAGGATTAACTTTTTCTTCAAAACCACAGCCTGCTGTGTCAATGAATTCCATAGGGGCGGAGGGGCTTCCATCCGAAAGCAGCAATTGCCAAGTTGCGACGGCTGTATCTGCCTTTAGTTGAAGGTCATAAAATTGCTGATTGGAAAAGCCCATGATGGTATTGTGCATTCGATACTGGGTATCGAGCAAGTTAACGTTTTCTAGGCGTTGAACGCCTTTTTCGAGCAGTGTTGTGCTAAATCCATTTTTGGCAGCAGTTATACTTTTGACCGTAGGAGGGAGCTGAAACGGGTCGCCAGCAAGAACAACTTTTTGGGCCTTACAAATAGGAATCCAAGTGGCAGGTTCCAGTGCCTGAGCAGCCTCATCAATAATAATTGTATTAAAGGTCATTTTTTCGATGTGACGACTGACAGCACCAACCAACGTACTGCAAATAACATCTGCTTCTCGTAACGTTTTGTCAATAATATAGTCTTCCAACATTTTGGCTTGATACATCAAATCCTTTGCTTCTCTATAATTATCTCTACGATCTTGGCGTTCTTTTGCGCCAAATTTTCGTTTAAATTTTTCGGCATTGCGTCGTACTTTTGCTGCTTCAATTTTCATCTTTTTGACCTCCTGTATTTCAGGAAGTGCTTGCAGGATGCCTTCCATGGTGTGCTGCAAAAGACTTTCGTCTACTCTAGAAACATTGCCAATACGAACAACATTAAGACCAGTTTGAGCTAATTTCTCCGTTAACAAATCTGTGGCAGAATTGGAGGGGGCGCAAACAAGGATAGGCGACTCTCGCTTGACGAGTTGCTGAATAGCCGCCACAATAGTGGTAGTTTTGCCTGTGCCAGGAGGACCATGAATGATGGCAACATCTTCGGCAGCAAGGATGTTTTGTACGGCATCATTTTGAGATTTATTGAGGTGTGGGATTTCGAAATAATGATGCTCTCGATCAAACAAAGGGGGCGTTTTGCCCAATAAAACCTCTCTCAATTCTGCCAAACGATCATTCTTTGCCGCTTTAACCATCTTGACGGCACGTTCCATTTCTTGATAACTACGTTCATCAAAATTGAGTTGGATGCCAATTTTTCCCCCTAAAATCCATCGAGGAAGCTGAGTACCATATAAAATAATTTTCATACGGTTCCGTTTGATGAAATAAATAACGCCCTTCTCTTCTGTATTATCGCCAAGCACTTTTTCAGAAAAGATACTCACCACTTGTCCAGAACGAAATTTATGCGGTTTGTCTATGTGTTTGGTTCGCTCTACGACAATAAAAGGATGTTCTCCCAAACTCCAACCAGAACTTTCTATTTGTACAGGATACCAACAAGCTCCTTTTTGAATCCGTTGTTGGATACTTAACTCTTTGAGCAGTTCATCAAATTGTCTGCTTTCTTCCTCTTTTTCTTGTTTTAATAAATCTAGTAAGTGGTCAAGTTCTTCTTGTGTTGTCATAAATTAAGCGATTCGTTATTGGTGTTGGTAATCGGGTATCTTTTGTCCCAAGTTAAGGAGTTTTATCCTTTTTCTTGATTTTTGTGGTAATAAGCTTGTTGTCGCTATCAATTTGCAAAAAGGACAAGTTTTCTATGTTTTGGTGTAAAGAATGTAAATATTGAGACAAAACAGGCGTTAAAGACCTGTTTTATCAAGCCCTTTTATATCTTTGAACGAATTTACTTTTCGCTAGAAATGACCATAATTCTTGTAACCATCCATTTATAGATCAGTTTTTATTATGATTTTTAGTAGTGCAATTTTTTTGTTTTCTTTTTTGCCAATCGCATTAGGGCTCTATTATTTAGCCCCTCATAAGCTCAAAAATCTAGTTTTATTGATTGTAAGTTTGATCTTTTATACTTGGGGGGAGGATAAAATTGTAGTAGTAATGCTGCTATCTGCAATGGTTGATTTTTCTTGTGGGTTATTAATTGAGCGAGGCAACCGCAAGACAGGATTGGCAATTTCTATAGCGACCAATTTGTCGTTTCTATTGTTTTTTAAGTATTTCAATTTTGCTTTTGACAATTTTAACTACGTTATTGAAACCCTAGGATTCACGAATGCTACCATTCAAAACCTTCCACAAATAGCATTGCCAATCGGCATTAGTTTTTATACTTTTCAGACCTTGTCTTATACCATAGATGTTTATCGGGGAACGGTTAAAGCCAATAAAAATTTTATCAATTTTGCCACCTATGTAACGATGTTCCCACAATTGGTAGCAGGACCCATTGTTCGTTATGCCGATATTAATGAGCAATTGGAAGCTAAACAACTTTCTATTGATGATTTTTCTATCGGGGTAGAACGATTTATTGTGGGCTTGGCCAAGAAAGTATTGTTGGCGAATACCTTTGCTGCTATTGCAGATAGTATTTTTGCCCTTAATACAGCGGATGTTTCAACGCCTTTTGCTTGGTTGGGAATAATCGCTTATGCCTTTCAAATCTATTTTGATTTTTCAGGCTATTCTGATATGGCAATAGGATTGGGAAGAATGTTTGGATTTCGATTTTTAGAAAACTTTAATTACCCTTATATCTCAACCAGTATCAAAGAGTTTTGGCGGCGTTGGCACATCTCCCTTTCGTCGTGGTTTAGAGATTATCTATATATATCTTTGGGAGGGAGTAGAGTCGGAAAAATAAAGCTTTATCGAAATCTTTTTATTGTGTTTTTTGTAACGGGCTTGTGGCATGGAGCCAGTTGGAGTTTTGTTATTTGGGGCTTGTTCCATGGATTGTTTATTGTGATAGAACGGATCGGTTTTGATCAGGTTTTAAGCAAACTATGGAAACCTTTGCAGCATTTATATACCTTGGTGGTTGTTTTAGTGGGGTGGGTCTTTTTTAGGGCAGAAACCCTGCCTGATGCAATGCGATATCTCCAACAAATGTTTGTTCCATCCCTAGGCGAAGCAGCAACAAATAGCTATTTGAGCTTTTTATATCTCAATAGTTACACCTTTATCGTTTCCTTATTAGCAATCGTATTTTCTTTCCCTGTTTACCATTATTTTGATAAAAAAACTCAGGAACCAGCAGGAGCAATGATACGTATAGTTATGCTATTTGCCTTGTTTGTTTTGTCGATCATTCATTTAGGGGCAGATTCCTATAATCCATTTATTTATTTTAGATTTTAAGAGCAATGAGAAAAATAAAAATAGGAACGATAATCATTTTTGCTTTAATTATTAGTTTGCCTTTATTTTTTCAATGGATAGGCGTATCATTTAATGATAGTAAGGCAGAAAATAGAAGATTAAAAGCACGACCAACATTCTCGTTGGAGCAGAGTAGGGCAGGTAAAGGGAGTTTGCGTACTGCATTGGGGTTTTATCGAGATGTTATTGGTTTTAAGGATGCCTATGATAAATATTATAGCGATAACTTTGTGCTGAAAGCCAGTTTGTTTAAGAGCTATTATGCTATTCAAACCAATCTATTTGGAGTGAATGCGCTTCCACGTAAAGTAGTCAAAGGAAATAATGGGTGGTTCTTTTTGGGGAATAGCTATTCGAATGTGATTACAGAATCAAAAGGTATAGATGCTTTTAAGGAGGAAGAGTTGCAAAAGATAAAGAAAAAGTTGTTGCAAAAAAAGGCATGGCTAAAAGCAAGGAATATTGATTTTTATGTCGCCGTAGCGCCCAACAAACATTCGATCTATGGCGAAGAATTACCCATTCAAAAAAGCCAGCAATTGACAAAATTGGAACAATTAAAGGCCCTCTTCAATCCAGAAGAACTAAATTTTATAGATCTGTCAGATTCTTTTCCCAAAACACCTATCCAACGACTTTATCATAAGACGAATACGCACTGGAATGATTATGGAGCTTATTGGGGGTATAAGGCATTAGCGTCAAGTATAAAACAACAATACCCTAAGCTTTTAATACCGACTTTGGATAGTTTTGAATTATTAACGGAAATTAGCGACCAAGAAGATTTGACAGGAATGCTAAACATCAAAGTAAAGGAGGAAAGAATTGTACTCCAACCTAAAAATAGCATTGCTCAAGAGAAAAAATCTACGCTTGCTGTACCTAAGAATACCAAAAACTATGTGTTTAATTATACCTCAACAGCTAATAAAATAAAGGTATTGGCCTTTAGGGATTCCTTTTTTACCAATTTAATGAAGTTTATGAACGAGACGTTTGGCGAAACGGTGTATATCTGGAGGCTGTTTGATGAGGAGGTAATAAAGATAGAACAGCCCGATATTGTAATTTTAGAAATTATAGAAAGGGATTTGGACAACCTTTTATTATTAGAAGATTCTATCCACTAGTTTTCTGTCTTTTCTTAACAAAGAACGAGGAAGTGGATTGATGTTTGATGGAGAATTGAGGATTTTATTATAGAAAGTAGGAGTTTTTCTTAAAAAAGTGCGAGTTTTGTTGCAACTTAACAAGTTGTGGGATCAACTGTGATTTATCAGTTAGATCATAAACTCACAAGGAAGTTTTATTTAACAAAAATACTAGAACATTGAACTTGTTTTTCCATTTCGGACGCTACCTGTTATTCATTAAGAATATGTTTGCCCGTCCAGAGAAGTTGTCCATGTATTGGAAAGAAACGACCCGCCAAATGATAGATATTGGTATTGGATCATTGGTTATTATTGGTTTAGTTTCTGTTTTTATTGGGGCGGTAACAGCCATTCAATTTGCCTACCAACTGGGATCTTCCTCTATTCCCAAATATTACATTGGTTATATTGTACGAGATATTATGATCATAGAATTGGCTCCAACATTTACTTGTTTGGCTTTAGCGGGTAAAGTTGGGTCAAATATTGCAGCAGAGTTGGGTGGAATGCGCCAAAAGGAACAAATAGATGCCTTGGAGGTAATGGGAGTTGATACAACTGCTTATTTAGTGATGCCCAAAATTATTGCTGCCATAACCGTTATCCCAATGTTGGTTGTGTTGTCTGCTTTTATGGGAATGGCGGGTGGATATGTTGCTTGTACCGTAGGAAATTTAGTTTCTGAAGCAGAGTTTATGCAAGGACTAAGAGCCTTTTTTGATCCTTATAATATTTGGATGATGGAAATTAAAGCGATTGTTTTTGCCTTTTTGTTAACTTCTATTTCATGTTATCAAGGCTTCTTTGTAACAGGGGGTAGCATCGAACTGGGACGGGCTAGTACTAGTGCGGTTGTTATTAGTAATATTTTAATCCTACTAGCAGATTATATATTGGCCTTGTTGTTGACCTAATCGTTAGACTTGGCAATAATATCTCCCTTCAAAATTTAAGTATTTAGCATGATTCGTATTGAAAATATAAAAAAGGAATTTGGTGAACAGAAAGTTCTAAAAGGAATTTCAACTGTTTTTGAGCAAGGAAAGACCAATTTGATTATTGGAAAGTCTGGTGCTGGAAAGACGGTAATGCTTAAAATCTTGGTTGGTTTGATTCAACCTACTTCTGGTACTGTTTGGTATGGTAATACTGATTTTACGGCTTTGAGTACAAAAGAACGAAAAGCCATTCGGACAGAAATGGGGATGCTTTTTCAAGGTTCTGCTTTGTTTGACTCTATGACAGTAGAAGAAAATGTGCGTTTCCCTTTGGATATGTTTACGAATCTGACGTGGAAAGAAAAGGCCGATAAGGTAAACCAAACACTGGATCGGGTAGAATTAACGGGAAGTAATAATAAGTATCCCTCTGAAGTGAGTGGTGGAATGCAAAAACGAGTAGGAATTGCTAGAGCAATTATCCTTGACCCTAAATATCTTTTTTGCGATGAACCTAATTCGGGGCTAGATCCTACTACTTCTATGAAAATAGACGAACTCATTCGAACCATTACAACCGAAAACCAAATAACAACGGTTATCAATACGCATGATATGAATTCGGTGATGGAAATAGGAGATAATATCAACTTGGTTCACTTGGGCGAGTTGGCATGGGTTGGCAATCGACATGAAGTCATGTCTAGTGATAATGAATTGCTGCAAGACTTTATTTTTGCATCTCCATTTTTACAACGTTTACGAGATGCAGCGAATAACAAGGTGTAAACCTTCTGCTAAATATGCGCCTATTTGCTTTTTTTAGAATAGCGTTTTTTTTATATGTGTGTAGGCTAAGGGATGATAAATAATTACTTAGATTAATGCTAATTGAGTTAAAAGAAGCTTTTTGTTTCAAATTGAGAGATCGACTAAAATAGGAATAACTATTTCAAAATAGGAATATATTATATTTAGGGAAATATGTATATCTTTAGTTATTAGC from Aureispira anguillae encodes:
- a CDS encoding ABC transporter ATP-binding protein gives rise to the protein MIRIENIKKEFGEQKVLKGISTVFEQGKTNLIIGKSGAGKTVMLKILVGLIQPTSGTVWYGNTDFTALSTKERKAIRTEMGMLFQGSALFDSMTVEENVRFPLDMFTNLTWKEKADKVNQTLDRVELTGSNNKYPSEVSGGMQKRVGIARAIILDPKYLFCDEPNSGLDPTTSMKIDELIRTITTENQITTVINTHDMNSVMEIGDNINLVHLGELAWVGNRHEVMSSDNELLQDFIFASPFLQRLRDAANNKV
- a CDS encoding AAA domain-containing protein, which produces MTTQEELDHLLDLLKQEKEEESRQFDELLKELSIQQRIQKGACWYPVQIESSGWSLGEHPFIVVERTKHIDKPHKFRSGQVVSIFSEKVLGDNTEEKGVIYFIKRNRMKIILYGTQLPRWILGGKIGIQLNFDERSYQEMERAVKMVKAAKNDRLAELREVLLGKTPPLFDREHHYFEIPHLNKSQNDAVQNILAAEDVAIIHGPPGTGKTTTIVAAIQQLVKRESPILVCAPSNSATDLLTEKLAQTGLNVVRIGNVSRVDESLLQHTMEGILQALPEIQEVKKMKIEAAKVRRNAEKFKRKFGAKERQDRRDNYREAKDLMYQAKMLEDYIIDKTLREADVICSTLVGAVSRHIEKMTFNTIIIDEAAQALEPATWIPICKAQKVVLAGDPFQLPPTVKSITAAKNGFSTTLLEKGVQRLENVNLLDTQYRMHNTIMGFSNQQFYDLQLKADTAVATWQLLLSDGSPSAPMEFIDTAGCGFEEKVNPESQSYYNPEEYFVLRQHLDNLLVIVGDQPISIGIISPYREQVVAIQDAIVKDFDHFPDANIEVNTIDAFQGQERDVIYISMVRSNDAGEIGFLKDTRRMNVAMTRAKKKLIIIGDSATLASFPFYSHFLDYVDAKGAYGSAWDWQ
- a CDS encoding alginate O-acetyltransferase AlgX-related protein, with amino-acid sequence MRKIKIGTIIIFALIISLPLFFQWIGVSFNDSKAENRRLKARPTFSLEQSRAGKGSLRTALGFYRDVIGFKDAYDKYYSDNFVLKASLFKSYYAIQTNLFGVNALPRKVVKGNNGWFFLGNSYSNVITESKGIDAFKEEELQKIKKKLLQKKAWLKARNIDFYVAVAPNKHSIYGEELPIQKSQQLTKLEQLKALFNPEELNFIDLSDSFPKTPIQRLYHKTNTHWNDYGAYWGYKALASSIKQQYPKLLIPTLDSFELLTEISDQEDLTGMLNIKVKEERIVLQPKNSIAQEKKSTLAVPKNTKNYVFNYTSTANKIKVLAFRDSFFTNLMKFMNETFGETVYIWRLFDEEVIKIEQPDIVILEIIERDLDNLLLLEDSIH
- a CDS encoding MBOAT family O-acyltransferase, with protein sequence MIFSSAIFLFSFLPIALGLYYLAPHKLKNLVLLIVSLIFYTWGEDKIVVVMLLSAMVDFSCGLLIERGNRKTGLAISIATNLSFLLFFKYFNFAFDNFNYVIETLGFTNATIQNLPQIALPIGISFYTFQTLSYTIDVYRGTVKANKNFINFATYVTMFPQLVAGPIVRYADINEQLEAKQLSIDDFSIGVERFIVGLAKKVLLANTFAAIADSIFALNTADVSTPFAWLGIIAYAFQIYFDFSGYSDMAIGLGRMFGFRFLENFNYPYISTSIKEFWRRWHISLSSWFRDYLYISLGGSRVGKIKLYRNLFIVFFVTGLWHGASWSFVIWGLFHGLFIVIERIGFDQVLSKLWKPLQHLYTLVVVLVGWVFFRAETLPDAMRYLQQMFVPSLGEAATNSYLSFLYLNSYTFIVSLLAIVFSFPVYHYFDKKTQEPAGAMIRIVMLFALFVLSIIHLGADSYNPFIYFRF
- a CDS encoding MlaE family ABC transporter permease; amino-acid sequence: MFARPEKLSMYWKETTRQMIDIGIGSLVIIGLVSVFIGAVTAIQFAYQLGSSSIPKYYIGYIVRDIMIIELAPTFTCLALAGKVGSNIAAELGGMRQKEQIDALEVMGVDTTAYLVMPKIIAAITVIPMLVVLSAFMGMAGGYVACTVGNLVSEAEFMQGLRAFFDPYNIWMMEIKAIVFAFLLTSISCYQGFFVTGGSIELGRASTSAVVISNILILLADYILALLLT